CGGATGATTTTACAAGCCCTATTTTCGAGAAATATGCTTCCGGAAGTGCACTggaataaaaataatgtataatgcTCTCGGTTTCAGCAAGATGGCGTCAGCTGAATCACATTACGCAAACATTTATACGACCCAGGAAACCCGTCTGtaatctaaaaatttaatttgttcgAACCAGATAGTTTTGAAAGCTCTACTTTTGAGAAACAGGTTTCCGGAAGTGTACTGAGACGAAAATAATGCAATGACGCTTCCGACAAGATGGCGTCAGCCAAACAACCTTACAGAAACCAAATCACTTTCTaacataaaaatttcatttgtcgGTTCCAGATGCTTTCAAAAATTCTGCTCTTGGGAATGATCCTCGTGGAAGTCTGTACAATGGATCCGGAAGCTTGCAAGCTCGATGAAAAATTCTCCAGAGCCGTGAACTACTGGTCCCGGGTCCTCTGCGGCCTGTCGAAGACGAAGAGCATAATTTTCCACGGTGTTTTCGCCAACAGCTCAGAAATCCTAGTAGACTTTTACAATGTTCTGTTAGAGACGACGACGAAAAACTGCGAAGCTGTCGTTTCGTTGAAGATTCACTCGGAAGCCGTAAGTTCGAGCGTCACCGATCCGTACTCGAGGTCACGGTGCCATAATCTCGTCGGTGGACAGAGTGTTCAGGGTCGTATGACCGCGACGGCCGGTCTCCATTGGAAATGGCACGTAAAAGGAAACTCGAGGACCGAGGAGGGTCGTTATTTCGACCTGTGGAACGTGAACATTATTTTTCTGGGCGACGCGGGGGCGTTCGAGGAACTGTTGGACTCCGGAACGTTCGAGTGGAACGCCAGGGAGCATTTCATCCTGTTCGCGATCTGGAATGATCCACTCGGGCCGAGGGCCGAGAGGGAACTGATCGATCGGACGCTGAGGAAACTCTGGCTGGAGCATCGCattcaaaatgtatttttccacGAACCGCTCTCCAATCTCGCGGAACGCGAATTATATTCGTACAATCCTTTCGCCGGAATCGACGGGACAGGTGAATGAGATAACTCTTGTCGTTGGATCGCACGCAGTTTAATTATTCAGAGATAATTCCCTCGGAAATGTGGAAACGATGGCGGCCCCGAGAGTTGGCGAATATATTTTTAGACGGgcaaaaatgtattgaaaagaGCAGCCCACATTTGCAGAACGACCGCGTTCCACGTTTAATGGATATTAAAAGTGATTACAATAGAAAGCCGTATCCTGCGGGCTACGGACTCGTGTAAAAAGTATTGCAGACATCGTTTAACAGCAGATCCACCGAGTAATAAATGCGACCGATGTACATTGCAATACTGCCGTCCGTTCAGACCTCGTACAATTTctattgtaattgtattttattgctttattcagaTTACTAGTAGAGGTATAAAAATTTGAGCGTTAGACAGAGTACGTTTTTCCAAAGGTCCAAATACTTTACGCAAAGTATGAAAAAGCTATTTCCCAGGTAAACATAGAAATGTggagaatatatttttcaaaaagaatAAACAGAAAGTACGTACAACGTGAATAATGAATGTTGCGTCGGAAGAGTGTGTACATATTGATTATTCGGAACCGTGTGCTGCGGACACGGTTGTGTAAAAAGTACTGCAAACATTGTATAGCATTAATCGAGAATTATCCTGCACCGACCggaatttaaaatataaaaacaaatgCTGCCCGATTAACGAGACCAGGTGAACATGATTTTCCTGGGAAATATGAAAATGTGTAACACGGTTACGACTCttcaaaaattgttaatatttttctgtacTATACATTGTCACGAGTAAAGcgtaaatgaaatataaaatcggtAAAAATGAGGCTCGGAGGGAAATTAGAAACCTCTGACTTTTTCAATTTAAGTTGCCAAGAGTTCGCAAGGAGAACGTTTAAGATTAAACCGAATTATTTCAGCCTGGGGAAAATTGGAGACCATCAGGCCGAGATCGAAAACGCATCTGCTGCACTTGTTGTCGACGATGACATACCAGCGCACCATCAACTTCAACGGGTACAGGTTCAACGTCAGCATGTTCGATCAGGTGCACGAGGCGAACAAGGTCCGCGGAAAAATCGAGCCGAAGTCGATTTACGCGTATTCCGGGGGTTACAACGGGACCAGCGGTGTTCTGATGGGCGTGATCGCGAGAAAGCTGAATTTTCAGGTGAATGTGGTCGAACCTAACACGGTGGAGAGGTATGGCCACCAGATGAAAAATGGAACGTTCACCGGAGCCATTGGTAATTTCGATTAATCAATCTTTTCGAGATAAAACTTTCGCCATTTTCGACACCCTTCTAATTTTGCGCTCGGAATTTTTCATTGAACACTTTTGACACCGAATTACGTGCACGAAAATTTTCACCGATATTCTTTCGCCGgtactgtttttaaaaattcgacGATTTTTCAGCTCCACTATTTTTCCACCCCGACAATTTCAtattgattttctttttttacatcCTCGTATTCAGTATTTTCGTGTCGGTGCTTTTTTACCGGGCTGTTTTAACAATGAGCTACgcacagaaaattttttaacaagatCCTTTCACTGGCAGGGTTTTTAAAATTAGTCCAGTTCAGAATCAACTTGAAGAAAAATTCCAGGGAAACGAGAGCCAAACAATTTTGCTGAAATTTTCCGTTTAATTTTCTGTTCCAGGTGATCTGATATACCGCAGAGCGGTAGCATCGTTCGCCTTCTTCTTCGTCAAGACCTACATAGCCAACATGAGCCTAATAGACTTCACAACAACCGTAGGTTTCGACAGGGTCTGCGTGATAGCTCCTAAAGCGGCCAAGATACCGAAAGGCTTCCGAATATATCACATATTCGATCCTTTCGTGTGGTTATGCTTGCTCCTGTCCCACATCCTCGTGGCCGTCATCTGGAATTACATTCAGGCGTCCTCATCGCGAAGGTACGACCGCCATTTCGTTCCAAATCGTGTTCTCCGCGTCCCCTTAATTCGTGAAGAACCTCTTCAAAGCGTGCAGGTTCTACCGATGAAGATTACTTCCTCTTGAATTTCAAAGGATCATCCCGGGAGAATCAGATTCGCACGTCATGCTCCGCTGTTTGCTTCGTCGTTTTCCAAAAGCGTGCGAAACAAAGAGCTCTGCAAACGCTTTTAATTTTAATCCCCGATTTGTTAGAAATTATATTGGTTAGAAAAATTAGTGCaagcttcgaataaaaattacCCGAAGAGGATGAAACTGATTATTGAAACATATGTTGAACGTCGAACTTGAATAATCTCAGTTGCAGACACTTGAACATCCCAGCGACCGTCTTCAACCTCTTCCTCATCGCAGCAGGCTGTCCAAGGTCACTGCCGTCGTCCAGCGCGGAGAGAAGACTGCTAACAGGCGTCTTCTTCAGCAGCGTGACGATCATAGGCATATTCAACGGGGTCCTCTACCAAGCGTTCGCGAAGGACATGTTCTACAAGGACATCGACAGTTTGTCCGAATTGGACGCCTCCGGACTGCCCATAGGATTTTTCTCTTTCAGCACCACAGACTTGTTCGGCCACGCGGACGAACCGGAGTTGAATCCGATCTTGAAGAGACTCCAGAAGAAGTTGGTACACGCTTTGGACAACGTCGAGCAAGCAGCCCTTTACCGTAACATGAGTGGGCTCCTCAGAGAACAGTATTATCCGCTCGTGAAACAGAATTTCGTCGACAAAACTGGGACACATATGCTGCACAAGGTGGAAGAGTGTCCAGGTGAGTCTCGAAAGCCTTTCAAAGAGATGTCGATTAAGGGGATTAAAGATCTACACACACGTGGAGAGCATGTCGCAGAGCCGTGGAGCTATAGAACCGCCTTTACCTTTATTTATGGTCGCCATCAGGCTTTCAGCGAACCTTATCAAAGAGCACGAACATGTTTTTGATGTCCCCTTCTGTCGCAAATAATTGTTCAATTAATTTCGTTGGACATTTACGATTCGTTTTTATTGTGGTTTCTCCACTTGTGGTGTGTTATTACTTCCCGCGTTCATTTTTCAATGAGACATTTAATGAAGCTTCAAATCAATTTTGAGTTGAATATTTACTTTAGGAAATCGTTCGAAACATTCAATTACGAGTGAACACAATTCATGGACGCAATTTTATCGtgaaaatatatttgatttCGAATAAAATCCTTCATGGAAACATCTTCACAGAAAACTCGCTTCAAGATCGCTTCTCTTCAAGGGAGACTCTCCAAGAGATTAATTAATCGTTAACTAAATCAATTACGTGTTTAGTGTATAACGCTGAATCGTTGCTACTGATATAACAAAAGTTGCTACCGAGAAACTTGGAAATTCTGAAGAGAACGGTTTCTCTTGAAGAGACTTGCTCGATCCTTGAAGAGGTAACTTAACAGAAGATAATTTAGTTCGAGAGGACAATGTCAGCTAATTGTTAATTACTACCATTGCAGCCAAGTTCTTCCTGGCCTGTCTCCTACCGAGCAACTCGATCATGCGCGAAAGGTTGAACGAGATGATCAGCAGACTGAACGAAGCCGGGCTGCCGACGTTCTGGAGGACCATGTCGATCCTGAGGATGTCGACGAAGAAAGAGCTGTACTCGCGCGCGCATAGTGAATTTGCGCCGCGAATTTTCGTGGCGTTCCATCTGAGCGACCTGCAGTTCAGTTTCTTCGTGTTGGCCTCCGGTTTGGCTGCGTCTGTTGTCGCTTTCTTTCACGAGAAAGGTTGGCTGATGTTACGTAGACGATGAAGAGCCCCCACAACGCCCCCTGAAATCCGCCACTGGCTCCAAGCAGGTCGAGGCAAAGAATTCACGATGAAAGACGACTTTCCTTGTCGGAGCTGCCCGACGCATTTTCGAAACCCGAACCCTGAAGGGGTCCCTCGAAGATTCCGGAGCCCTTTCGACGTCTGAGATATTTCTCAAAAGTTTCTTTGTAGTTGAAGAACGGTATCGGACATTGGAGATTCCTCTAGGATCCTTCTTGAGTTTAAGGGAAAATTGTCCGAGTTATTTTCCGAAGATTATGGTATGCTTTAGACACTTTGGAGAGGCTAAGATCAAGAGAACTGGGAAAAGCTTCTTCAGAGGTATCCTTCTTCAGCGGTGAAGAACGTAGGAGCCTTTAAAAGTGCTGTGGGATGTTATTGGTCCTGGCAGAGACATTTGGGATTCTTCTAGGGTCTGTAAAGGAGGTCTGTTTCGACTCTGCGAGGTCTCTGAGATGCTGAAGATTGTGTAAAAACGTCTTCAGGGCGTATTTAAACCCTTTTTGAGTGAAAGAAGCGGTGCAAGGACACtttcaaaattgttattataccTTGCGGAGCTGTCTAGAATCCTTTTAAAGTCCATGAAGAGGTCAGCTAAGTTTTAGAACATCTCTAAGATCGCTAGAATCCAAGAAGCCTCGTAGGGGAGTCGCTCCACCGTACTCAAATGTGTTATTGAACCTGTATGATCCACTTAAGGGTCAATTATTACCTGTAAGAAGATTGCCTAGGTACCTATAGCATTCCTCGAGTATATTCTGAGGATTCTTTAGGCTCTCTAAGGCCTCGAAGATCCGGAAGACCCTGTACATTTTCAGGCGATAAAATTCTTTTTGAGTGGAAGCAGCAGAGTAGGAATATATTCAAAGCCTTCGAAATTGTTATTGGTATAAACTCCTTCAAGATCTTTTTAGAGTGGCACCTAAATTCTAGTACGTTTTACCCTGTTTCGGTTTCTTCAAGGTCTCCGAGATCCAAACCATCTTGAAGACCCTTTCAACGCCCTCGAATCAGTTACTAGACGCAGCAGATCCACCGAGAGCTCCTTTATCGTCCATAAGACGTCTACATACGTTCTAAAACATCCCTCGAGGAAAGTCTCAGGATTCCACCTACCTAAGACCTCTAAGACCATGAGAACAACGGGAAATATGTTCGGAGTATACGACAGTTTAGTCTACAAGAGAAAAGTATACTTCTCGAGCGAAGGAAGCTATAGAAAGACTCCTCCCGTGTCCTGAAGCTGGATTATTGGACCTAGCAGATCCGTCTAGAGACTCTTTAGGATCTATAAAGAAGTCGTCTAGCTTCTAGGTGATCTCTCCAGGATCTTTGCAACATCCCTCGGAGTCCCCAAGGTCCTTGAGACTCCGGGGACACTGGAAAGCTTCGTAAGACCGATTCTCGATCGATGGAAGTTGTACGAGGACCCTCCCGAGATCCCCGAGACCTTGATCTTTCTTTCTGAATCTAGAACTATCGAAATCCCTTGTTCTAGATCCTACAGCTTCTTGAtagtttcaaaaatttcaaagaaaatgGTGAAACGACTCTTTCGAACGTCTCCAAgacttttaattttctttttgaacCAAGAACGGCCTAAGTTCCACGTTCTAGACCCCTAACCGTTCCCTGATAGTTCCGTTTGAAGGGAACGGGGTGCATATTTTCAGGATCTAGAATACCGCACCAGAAGCATTTGACATCATGCAAATTTCAGGCTCGTTAAAGTTTCTCGTTTATCATTCCCTCGGATTTCATACGAAACATCACAGCATGGAAGCAGAACGATTCGATGGTGGAAAGTGCACTGTTCAATATTTCATAGTTTCCACTATTTCGTGCTTTTCAATCGTGCAAAGCATTTCCTCGCAAATGGCCAAAGAGAAATTCGtgggacaaaaaaaaaatcgcccGATTTTTCCCGGACAACGGTCAAAGAAGCTGAAAAAGCTCGTCTTTTTGCCGCTTTTGGACACTTTGACGCTGTTATCTGTCCGAATTAATACATAGACAGTTGGCCAAATATTGATCGATACGGGGTCGCACTAAAACCTTGCTTTGAGAACAAATaccgggcaaaatcggagtaaaccttgctgcaggagctaaaacgaaattttatttaaacttctaaattatataactTTAAGTTTcgtgtattttcaataaattaattccgttttccctcctatAGCATGGTTTACTCTTAGATTTTAATATTGATCTTTACTCCTGGAGCGaggttaggtccgctcttagtgcgaccgacctgccctcttcacGAGGGCAAGGGTTGGCGTGGATTTGGCACGGAGTTGGCATGGATTTGGCATGGAGTTGCGCCTTCAAGCTTTGCACTGAAATACCGAGCTGTTACAtgattttcaacctattaaacatactaatataaaaaaataaattccggTTTGTTGGAATTCCgatagaaaattttgattttatgcaaaataaaaattgttggtcgTTCTCAAATTTCTCTCAGTCTTTCGACTGTTCTGATTTGCACCAACTTCACAAGCAAAAAGATCAATTTGTTTGGAACTGCGACTTCCATCGCTTTAACAATCACCGCTTTAACAACTCGCGATTATTCGGCTCGGTTCGAATGATTCTCTCAATAAATGTTAATTTGCGTTCAATTTGCGAGTTTCTCGAGCGCATTCTCGCCGCGCGTTGGCGTACAAATGGTATGTAATATCGTCGAGCAGGTTACGGCGAAATGAAATTACGATCGGGGCGAGATATAATTTGTTTATCGTTCGCAAAACTAGCAGTTTATTACGGGCATATTCGCTCGCAGTAATTCGATAATTCGCCGATGCTCGTTGATTCTCGTCCCGTTTCTACGCTGCTCTCTGCAACAACGTTCTGTTTTCTCGAAGACGCTTTACTGAAC
This genomic interval from Halictus rubicundus isolate RS-2024b chromosome 15, iyHalRubi1_principal, whole genome shotgun sequence contains the following:
- the LOC143361352 gene encoding uncharacterized protein LOC143361352, with translation MILVEVCTMDPEACKLDEKFSRAVNYWSRVLCGLSKTKSIIFHGVFANSSEILVDFYNVLLETTTKNCEAVVSLKIHSEAVSSSVTDPYSRSRCHNLVGGQSVQGRMTATAGLHWKWHVKGNSRTEEGRYFDLWNVNIIFLGDAGAFEELLDSGTFEWNAREHFILFAIWNDPLGPRAERELIDRTLRKLWLEHRIQNVFFHEPLSNLAERELYSYNPFAGIDGTAWGKLETIRPRSKTHLLHLLSTMTYQRTINFNGYRFNVSMFDQVHEANKVRGKIEPKSIYAYSGGYNGTSGVLMGVIARKLNFQVNVVEPNTVERYGHQMKNGTFTGAIGDLIYRRAVASFAFFFVKTYIANMSLIDFTTTVGFDRVCVIAPKAAKIPKGFRIYHIFDPFVWLCLLLSHILVAVIWNYIQASSSRSCRHLNIPATVFNLFLIAAGCPRSLPSSSAERRLLTGVFFSSVTIIGIFNGVLYQAFAKDMFYKDIDSLSELDASGLPIGFFSFSTTDLFGHADEPELNPILKRLQKKLVHALDNVEQAALYRNMSGLLREQYYPLVKQNFVDKTGTHMLHKVEECPAKFFLACLLPSNSIMRERLNEMISRLNEAGLPTFWRTMSILRMSTKKELYSRAHSEFAPRIFVAFHLSDLQFSFFVLASGLAASVVAFFHEKGWLMLRRR